One Metamycoplasma canadense DNA segment encodes these proteins:
- the cypl gene encoding ABC transporter thiamine pyrophosphate-binding lipoprotein p37/Cypl: MKKINLFLLSMGTIISIPLTIISCSKKNFNFAVNQLWSGKTDFNFFNLVSKEFNKQRNTSYKPNIKLISENNNIIDLIKKGSSNIAFITTILYMSEYLKNKNTNILPIIQTQTRAFNFDKNFNDRYSDGLENDKLRLIAKKAQDLFEKKPYLDWTDDEYKWNGQIYEYFYANNDELVDFYRGIIMIHGNKQQLAKIKKAWNNKDWNTFRNFGFLTGKKTSGSKYIAQQSLFKKHFNLENNKFTSFEEDKINHSEKYIEGKARDIGKGQFKNFHIVFDELGSFAYTKNKNENKEKKYYTLENSEEKIEFLTVTEAIKYNVLAVNKNAFNSEEIETLKEIIIKLWKDKKDDYGQNVGINGYKKIGNFENEVVEPFLKFFKINNENKKWDS, from the coding sequence ATGAAAAAAATAAACTTATTTTTATTATCAATGGGAACGATAATTTCAATACCACTAACAATAATTTCATGTTCTAAAAAAAATTTCAATTTTGCTGTTAACCAACTATGAAGCGGAAAAACAGATTTTAATTTTTTTAACTTAGTTTCAAAAGAATTTAATAAACAAAGAAATACTTCATATAAACCTAATATTAAGTTAATTAGTGAAAATAATAATATTATTGATCTTATTAAGAAAGGTAGTAGTAATATTGCTTTTATTACAACAATTCTATATATGTCTGAATATTTAAAAAATAAAAATACTAATATACTACCAATTATTCAAACCCAAACAAGAGCTTTTAATTTTGATAAAAATTTTAATGATAGATATTCAGATGGATTAGAAAATGATAAATTAAGATTAATTGCTAAAAAAGCACAAGATTTATTTGAAAAAAAGCCTTATTTAGATTGGACTGATGATGAATACAAATGAAATGGGCAAATTTATGAATATTTTTATGCAAATAATGATGAACTAGTTGATTTTTATCGAGGAATTATTATGATTCATGGAAATAAGCAACAATTAGCTAAAATTAAAAAAGCATGAAATAACAAAGATTGAAATACATTTAGAAATTTTGGTTTTCTAACAGGAAAGAAAACTAGTGGTTCAAAATATATTGCTCAACAATCATTATTTAAAAAACATTTTAATTTAGAAAATAATAAATTTACTTCTTTTGAAGAAGATAAAATTAATCACTCGGAAAAATATATTGAAGGAAAAGCAAGGGATATTGGTAAAGGACAATTTAAAAATTTTCATATTGTTTTTGATGAATTAGGATCTTTTGCTTATACAAAAAACAAAAATGAAAATAAAGAAAAAAAATATTATACCTTAGAAAATTCTGAAGAAAAAATTGAATTTTTAACAGTAACTGAAGCAATAAAATATAATGTCTTAGCAGTTAATAAAAATGCATTTAATTCTGAAGAAATAGAAACATTAAAAGAAATTATAATTAAACTTTGAAAGGATAAAAAAGATGACTATGGTCAAAATGTCGGTATTAATGGTTATAAAAAAATCGGTAATTTTGAAAATGAAGTAGTCGAACCTTTTTTAAAATTTTTTAAAATAAATAATGAAAATAAAAAATGGGATTCTTAA
- a CDS encoding S1 RNA-binding domain-containing protein, producing the protein MSYSKGQIIKAKVIRVSKKVISFITKDSIICYLNIHEVSDYFVSDLNLLFKINDIKEVKIIEIMPNGELILSYKQIHPKELRNPFRFKLDKKNNKFSALLDFTNKGINYGN; encoded by the coding sequence ATGAGTTATTCAAAAGGTCAAATTATTAAAGCAAAAGTTATAAGAGTATCGAAAAAAGTTATTAGTTTTATTACTAAAGATTCAATAATTTGTTATTTAAATATTCATGAAGTAAGTGATTATTTTGTTAGTGATTTAAATTTGCTTTTTAAAATTAACGATATAAAAGAAGTTAAGATAATTGAAATAATGCCGAATGGTGAATTAATTCTTTCATACAAACAAATTCACCCTAAAGAATTAAGGAATCCCTTTAGATTTAAATTAGATAAGAAGAATAATAAATTCTCAGCATTATTAGATTTTACAAATAAGGGCATAAATTATGGCAATTAA
- a CDS encoding lactate/malate family dehydrogenase → MTKIGIIGVGAVGSAFLYAALNKGIEADYVLVDAFPEYAKAQAKDLNDAACSMANNGSTFKSGGYEDLKDAQVIVITASVKPKDGVLKDRLELLTDNAKLMSIIGDSIKKSGFNGITIIASNPVDTMALVYQQATKFEPKKVISSGTILETARMKKFLSENINIKAGSITGFVIGEHGSRCLIPFSKIRIGLGSLKDWLANGSITKDWLDNLNQRVKDEAFEIISGKGITNFGIGENLAEITQAILTDRQAIYSLGVQLPSDYANHGVYFGLPVILGKDGYRHLPKIRLDEDEQTLFDNYSKEIKETAIQVLSNLNIKPDFQ, encoded by the coding sequence ATGACTAAGATTGGAATTATTGGAGTAGGAGCAGTAGGTTCAGCTTTCTTATACGCTGCTTTAAACAAAGGAATAGAAGCAGATTATGTTTTGGTAGATGCATTTCCTGAATACGCAAAAGCGCAAGCTAAAGATTTAAACGACGCCGCTTGCTCAATGGCAAATAATGGTTCAACTTTTAAATCAGGTGGATATGAAGATTTAAAAGATGCACAAGTTATTGTTATTACTGCATCAGTTAAACCAAAAGATGGTGTTTTAAAAGATAGATTAGAATTATTGACCGATAATGCTAAATTAATGTCAATTATTGGCGATAGTATTAAAAAATCTGGGTTTAATGGAATAACAATTATTGCCTCTAATCCAGTTGATACAATGGCACTAGTTTACCAACAAGCAACAAAATTTGAACCTAAAAAAGTTATATCTTCAGGAACTATTTTGGAAACTGCAAGAATGAAGAAATTTTTATCAGAAAATATTAATATTAAAGCAGGATCAATTACAGGTTTTGTTATTGGTGAACATGGTTCAAGATGTTTAATCCCATTTTCTAAAATTAGAATAGGATTAGGATCATTAAAAGATTGATTAGCAAATGGCTCAATTACTAAAGATTGATTAGATAATTTAAATCAAAGAGTTAAAGACGAAGCATTTGAAATTATTAGTGGAAAAGGAATTACAAACTTTGGTATTGGAGAAAATTTAGCTGAAATTACTCAAGCAATTTTAACAGATCGTCAAGCCATTTATTCTTTAGGTGTGCAATTGCCTAGTGATTATGCAAATCATGGTGTTTATTTTGGTCTTCCTGTTATTTTAGGTAAAGACGGATATCGTCATTTACCAAAAATTAGACTTGATGAAGATGAACAAACATTATTTGATAATTATTCAAAAGAAATAAAAGAAACTGCTATTCAAGTTTTATCTAATTTAAATATTAAACCTGATTTTCAATAA
- a CDS encoding ATP-binding cassette domain-containing protein, with protein MKNIKFDNFTASYLKDNKTVIKDLSILINQGEMIAIIGKSGAGKTTIFNAILKQLNTQNGSLLIDGENIDLINKKKWKKIINKVGYLSQEANLIEDLNVYENILHFYPKYKNKFFSFFKIVTKNQKQEIYQILEKLNILDKVYTKISDLSGGQKQRVEIAKLFLKNVDIILADEPTSSLDVQTSLEIMNILKIINEDFNTTILINIHDINILQKCFNKYIFIKNGELIKSGNPRYLTKKTIEKLYQS; from the coding sequence ATGAAAAATATTAAATTCGATAATTTTACAGCATCATATTTAAAAGACAATAAGACCGTTATAAAAGATTTGTCAATTTTGATAAATCAAGGCGAAATGATCGCAATAATTGGTAAATCCGGTGCAGGAAAAACAACTATTTTTAATGCTATTTTAAAACAGTTGAATACTCAAAATGGGTCTCTTTTAATAGATGGCGAAAATATTGATTTGATTAATAAAAAAAAATGAAAAAAAATTATAAACAAAGTTGGCTATTTATCTCAAGAAGCAAACTTAATTGAAGATTTAAATGTTTATGAGAATATTCTTCATTTCTATCCTAAATATAAAAATAAATTTTTTTCATTTTTTAAAATAGTTACTAAAAATCAAAAACAAGAAATTTATCAAATTTTAGAAAAGTTAAATATTCTTGATAAGGTTTATACAAAAATTTCAGATTTATCCGGCGGGCAAAAACAAAGAGTTGAAATTGCAAAACTTTTTCTTAAGAATGTTGATATTATTTTAGCTGATGAACCAACTTCGTCTTTAGATGTTCAAACATCACTTGAAATAATGAATATTTTAAAAATAATTAATGAAGATTTTAATACAACAATTTTGATTAATATTCACGATATTAACATTTTGCAAAAATGTTTTAATAAATATATTTTTATTAAAAATGGGGAATTAATTAAAAGTGGTAATCCTAGATATTTAACTAAAAAAACAATTGAAAAATTATATCAATCATAG
- the mgtA gene encoding magnesium-translocating P-type ATPase yields MKKNKLVLFNDKKNLKISKQDQKRNAINERLVEASEQDVEFLYKKYKTSKNGILNEDIIEDNQGQYGVNKISKKGADSVGKRLVRSFFNLFNIILFILAIISAIVDIALPIYQNKKDDVNYLTMAIILIIVFASGIIHFIQEQKSSSSANKLIEIIETTCLVERNGVLKEIPMDEIVVGDIVHLAAGDIIPGDVRIISAKDLFVSQSSLTGESEAIEKYSDIDKKIIYDNITDRNNLAFMGSNIISGSAKALVVVVGNDTFIGKVASKLNEKQVPTNFEKGIKKISIMLTIIMACVIPIVFLIVGLTQQKTQTASAAWINALLFGISIAVGLTPEMLPMIVTACLSKGSMAMGKAKTIVKNINSIQNFGAMDILCTDKTGTITQDEIILERHLDVKGKEDPHVLKYAFLNSYYQTGLKNLLDKSIINRTLDLADEEKSLDNLELHYLKIDEVPFDFNRKRMSVLVKSLKNEKVTLITKGAVEEIINVCNKIYLDGKVIPLDKKVVKKVLRKVEEFSEEGMRVVAVASKKSNIDAVGKLSVVDEKDMTLIGYLTFLDPPKDSAEDAIKKLHNLGVDVKILTGDNPLVTKAVCSKVGIPYQKILLGKDIAKMSDEQLAIEVEKTEIFAKLSPDQKARIITILRKNGHVVGYMGDGINDAPAMKVADVSISVDTAVDIAKESANIILLEKDLNVLATGIIEGRKTHANINKYIKMTVSSNFGNIFSVVIASAMLPFVPLAPVQIIFLNLIYDFCCGTIPWDNVDKKFIESPRQWAHKGIWRFMLWFGPISSIIDIIAFCLLFFIIVPNSISQTTFTKISDFSKLLPEQQTIFKFTFWSGWLVISMWTQTFVIHLLRTDKLPVFKSNASTAVIVSTLLGVGVITAIPYIPKINTMLQLAPLSIQFYGWLVLLLASYTFLVLITKIIYKRIYKEFL; encoded by the coding sequence ATGAAAAAAAATAAATTAGTTTTATTTAATGATAAAAAGAATTTAAAAATTAGTAAACAAGATCAAAAAAGAAATGCTATTAATGAGCGTTTAGTTGAAGCATCTGAACAAGATGTTGAATTTTTATATAAAAAATATAAAACTTCGAAAAATGGAATTTTAAATGAAGATATTATTGAAGATAATCAAGGTCAATATGGTGTCAACAAAATTTCAAAAAAAGGTGCTGATAGTGTTGGAAAAAGATTAGTTAGATCATTTTTTAATTTATTTAACATTATTTTATTTATTCTAGCAATTATATCTGCTATTGTTGATATTGCTTTACCTATTTATCAAAATAAAAAAGATGATGTTAACTATTTAACGATGGCTATTATTTTGATTATTGTTTTTGCAAGCGGTATTATTCATTTTATTCAAGAGCAAAAATCCTCATCTAGCGCAAATAAATTAATTGAAATTATTGAAACAACTTGCCTAGTCGAAAGAAATGGAGTTTTAAAAGAAATTCCAATGGATGAAATAGTTGTGGGTGACATAGTTCATTTGGCAGCGGGTGATATTATTCCTGGTGATGTAAGAATAATATCTGCAAAAGACTTATTTGTTTCGCAATCATCACTAACTGGCGAAAGTGAAGCGATTGAAAAATATAGTGATATAGATAAAAAAATAATCTATGACAATATAACAGACCGTAATAATCTAGCATTTATGGGATCAAATATTATTTCAGGATCTGCAAAGGCTCTTGTAGTTGTTGTTGGAAATGATACTTTTATAGGAAAAGTTGCCTCAAAACTAAATGAAAAACAAGTGCCAACTAATTTTGAAAAAGGTATTAAAAAAATATCAATCATGCTTACAATTATTATGGCATGTGTAATACCTATTGTATTTTTAATAGTTGGATTAACTCAACAAAAAACTCAAACAGCTTCAGCTGCTTGAATTAATGCTTTACTTTTTGGTATTTCTATTGCTGTCGGTTTAACTCCTGAGATGCTTCCAATGATAGTAACTGCTTGCTTATCTAAAGGTTCAATGGCTATGGGGAAAGCAAAAACTATTGTAAAAAATATAAATTCAATTCAAAATTTTGGAGCAATGGATATCCTTTGTACAGATAAAACTGGAACTATAACTCAAGATGAAATTATTTTAGAACGTCATTTAGATGTAAAAGGTAAGGAAGATCCACATGTTTTAAAATATGCGTTTTTAAATTCTTATTATCAAACAGGTCTTAAAAATTTACTTGATAAGTCAATCATCAATCGTACATTAGATTTAGCTGATGAAGAAAAATCATTAGATAATTTGGAATTACATTACTTAAAAATAGATGAGGTTCCATTTGATTTTAATCGCAAAAGAATGTCAGTATTAGTTAAGTCACTAAAAAACGAAAAGGTTACTTTAATTACTAAGGGTGCGGTTGAAGAAATTATTAATGTATGTAACAAAATTTATTTAGATGGAAAAGTTATTCCATTGGATAAAAAAGTGGTTAAAAAGGTTTTAAGAAAAGTTGAAGAATTCAGCGAAGAAGGAATGAGAGTTGTTGCTGTTGCTTCAAAAAAATCAAACATTGATGCTGTCGGAAAATTATCCGTTGTAGATGAAAAAGATATGACCTTAATCGGGTATTTAACTTTTTTAGATCCACCTAAGGATTCAGCTGAAGATGCTATTAAAAAATTACATAATTTAGGTGTGGATGTTAAAATCCTTACTGGAGATAATCCATTGGTAACAAAAGCAGTTTGTTCAAAAGTTGGTATTCCGTATCAAAAAATTTTATTAGGTAAAGATATAGCTAAAATGTCAGATGAGCAACTTGCAATTGAGGTTGAAAAAACTGAAATTTTTGCAAAATTAAGTCCTGATCAAAAAGCTAGAATCATTACAATTTTAAGAAAGAATGGCCACGTTGTTGGCTATATGGGTGATGGGATTAATGATGCTCCAGCTATGAAAGTTGCTGATGTTTCGATTTCAGTAGATACAGCAGTTGATATTGCTAAAGAATCGGCGAATATAATTCTTTTAGAGAAAGATTTAAATGTTTTGGCAACCGGTATTATTGAAGGTAGAAAAACTCATGCTAATATAAACAAATACATTAAAATGACAGTTTCATCTAACTTTGGTAATATTTTTAGTGTTGTTATTGCTTCAGCGATGCTTCCATTTGTACCGCTTGCTCCAGTGCAAATTATTTTTTTGAATTTAATTTACGATTTTTGTTGTGGTACAATCCCATGAGATAATGTTGACAAAAAATTTATAGAATCACCACGGCAATGAGCTCATAAGGGTATATGAAGATTTATGCTTTGATTTGGTCCTATTAGTTCAATAATTGATATTATTGCATTTTGTTTATTATTTTTTATTATTGTTCCAAATTCAATATCGCAAACAACTTTTACAAAAATAAGTGATTTTTCAAAATTATTGCCCGAACAGCAAACAATATTTAAATTTACATTTTGATCAGGGTGATTAGTTATTTCGATGTGAACACAAACATTTGTTATTCATTTATTAAGAACTGATAAACTTCCTGTTTTTAAAAGTAACGCTTCAACAGCGGTTATTGTTTCAACATTATTAGGAGTCGGGGTAATTACTGCTATTCCATATATTCCAAAAATTAATACAATGCTTCAATTAGCCCCATTATCTATACAATTTTATGGTTGATTAGTACTGCTTTTAGCAAGTTATACATTCTTAGTTTTAATAACAAAGATAATTTATAAAAGAATTTATAAAGAATTTCTTTAA
- a CDS encoding ribose-phosphate pyrophosphokinase has protein sequence MNKLDDVIIFGMDNSKKLASEIGTYLQREIKPVNKIVFADGEQLLYSDETVRNKTVFIINNTGKPVNDNLMSLLIFIDSLKRASAKKIICVTTYYGYARQDRKASRRHPITAKLVADLLEKAGANKIITLDLHNASIQGFFDIPVDDLGGQFIFSKELRLRKDKFVIVSPDHGGAVRARQLSELLNSEEQIAIIDKRRTGPNKSEIMGVLGNVKDKNVIIFDDIIDTGGTIIHAAETLKKQGAKKIIIAATHGLFSRGFEMFENNPIIDEVMVTNSTDHSHLSQFKKLKELSMAEFLGLVIKANINNTSISEIYDDYSAGRV, from the coding sequence ATGAATAAATTAGATGACGTAATTATATTTGGAATGGATAATTCTAAAAAATTAGCAAGTGAAATTGGTACTTATTTACAAAGAGAAATAAAGCCAGTTAATAAAATTGTTTTTGCTGATGGAGAACAACTTTTATATTCAGATGAAACAGTAAGAAACAAAACTGTTTTTATTATCAATAACACGGGGAAACCGGTTAATGATAATTTAATGAGTTTATTGATTTTTATCGATTCATTAAAAAGAGCAAGTGCTAAAAAAATTATTTGTGTTACAACTTATTATGGTTATGCAAGACAAGATAGAAAAGCAAGTCGCAGACACCCTATTACTGCTAAATTAGTAGCTGATTTATTAGAAAAAGCTGGAGCAAATAAAATTATTACTTTAGATTTACACAACGCTTCAATTCAAGGTTTTTTTGATATTCCAGTTGATGATTTAGGTGGTCAATTTATTTTTTCAAAAGAATTAAGATTAAGAAAAGACAAATTTGTTATTGTTTCTCCGGATCACGGTGGAGCAGTTAGAGCTAGACAATTATCAGAACTTTTAAATTCTGAGGAGCAAATTGCAATTATTGATAAAAGAAGAACTGGTCCAAATAAATCTGAAATTATGGGTGTTTTAGGAAATGTTAAAGATAAAAATGTAATTATTTTTGATGATATTATTGATACAGGCGGAACAATTATTCACGCTGCTGAGACATTAAAAAAACAAGGTGCAAAAAAAATTATAATTGCTGCAACCCATGGGTTGTTTTCACGTGGCTTTGAAATGTTCGAAAACAATCCTATTATCGACGAAGTTATGGTGACAAATTCAACTGACCATTCACACCTTTCACAATTTAAAAAATTAAAAGAGTTATCGATGGCAGAATTTTTAGGACTAGTAATTAAAGCCAACATTAATAACACTTCAATTAGTGAAATCTATGATGATTATAGCGCCGGAAGAGTTTAA
- the rsmG gene encoding 16S rRNA (guanine(527)-N(7))-methyltransferase RsmG encodes MMIIAPEEFKKIVKTSLNEANENIILKLWDYYFLIEEENKKYNLTGFYNETLIKEGIIESILIFKEINEKILNLDNKNILDIGSGAGFPIIPYFIYNPNFNLTIYEPIDKRVNFLNKVIQKCNLKNIIVKKIRAEESQEYEKFDFISAKAVSELKNLVEISCHLGKINSTYCFLKSSNFQKEVDNSNWIQNKLDINFNILNLGIFFKINNTLVYYKKNKTSPSFLPRKWSLIIKNNLKK; translated from the coding sequence ATGATGATTATAGCGCCGGAAGAGTTTAAAAAAATTGTAAAAACTTCTTTAAATGAAGCAAATGAAAATATAATCTTAAAACTTTGAGATTATTATTTTTTAATCGAAGAAGAAAATAAAAAATATAACCTAACTGGTTTTTATAATGAAACATTAATTAAAGAAGGAATTATTGAATCAATATTAATTTTTAAAGAAATAAATGAAAAAATTCTTAATTTAGATAATAAAAATATTCTTGATATTGGTTCGGGTGCTGGTTTTCCTATTATTCCATATTTTATTTATAATCCTAATTTTAATTTAACAATTTATGAACCGATTGATAAAAGAGTAAATTTTTTAAATAAAGTAATTCAAAAATGCAATCTTAAAAATATAATTGTAAAAAAAATAAGAGCCGAAGAATCACAAGAATATGAAAAATTTGATTTCATTAGTGCAAAAGCGGTTTCAGAGTTAAAAAATTTAGTTGAAATATCATGTCATCTTGGAAAAATAAATTCTACATATTGTTTTTTAAAATCATCTAATTTTCAAAAAGAAGTAGATAATTCAAATTGAATTCAAAATAAGTTAGATATTAATTTTAATATTTTAAATTTAGGTATTTTTTTTAAAATAAACAATACTTTAGTTTATTATAAAAAAAATAAAACTAGTCCTAGTTTTTTACCAAGAAAATGATCATTAATTATCAAAAATAATTTAAAAAAATAA